A genomic window from Roseofilum reptotaenium CS-1145 includes:
- a CDS encoding XisI protein, producing MEKIERYRSYIQELLTEHAKPFKSEGEAQTELIFDLQRDHYQVVNTGWENRRPQYGCTLHLSIRKDKIWIHHDGTEIGIANELVEKGVPKSDIVLAFREPLMRPYTGFAVN from the coding sequence ATGGAAAAAATAGAGCGCTATCGTTCCTACATCCAAGAACTGTTAACCGAACACGCTAAACCCTTTAAATCTGAGGGAGAAGCGCAAACCGAACTCATTTTCGATCTCCAACGCGACCATTATCAAGTCGTCAATACCGGTTGGGAAAACCGCAGACCGCAGTATGGATGTACTTTGCACTTGTCGATTAGGAAAGACAAAATTTGGATACACCATGATGGTACAGAAATTGGTATCGCTAATGAGCTAGTGGAAAAAGGAGTGCCTAAATCTGATATTGTTTTAGCTTTTCGCGAACCTTTGATGCGTCCATACACCGGATTTGCTGTTAATTAA
- a CDS encoding XisH family protein → MKQSTTTLTTIHNLTQSTMAKDLFHDVVKTALEKEGWLITDDPLEIKTGGATVKIDLGAEQILAAERDNKKIAVEIKSFLGPSNLYEFHGAVGQFMTYRLALQAKQPERTLYLAVPLDIYQQFFSLPFVQMVVNHYEISLIIYDSVEEVIAEWKK, encoded by the coding sequence ATGAAACAGTCCACTACTACCCTGACTACAATCCACAACCTCACTCAATCCACTATGGCCAAAGACCTATTTCATGATGTGGTGAAAACTGCCTTAGAAAAAGAAGGTTGGCTGATTACTGACGACCCCCTAGAAATTAAGACCGGTGGCGCTACCGTAAAAATTGACCTAGGAGCTGAACAAATCCTAGCCGCAGAACGAGATAACAAAAAAATTGCTGTTGAAATTAAGAGCTTTCTTGGCCCCTCTAACCTGTATGAATTTCACGGAGCTGTAGGGCAGTTTATGACCTATCGCCTTGCCCTACAAGCCAAACAACCGGAACGCACTCTTTATCTAGCCGTTCCCCTAGATATCTACCAACAATTCTTTTCACTTCCCTTTGTACAAATGGTTGTGAATCACTATGAAATTTCGTTAATTATTTATGATTCCGTTGAAGAGGTGATTGCAGAATGGAAAAAATAG
- a CDS encoding serine/threonine protein kinase: protein MVWNTGDQIGENGKYTIEKPLEPGRFSSTFLAYYTEGENKERLVIKALKMFDGKNTTKTPAEIKDLNNKLHKEATRLGQRDHPHVVKLIDEEFIETDSYENELVCLPMEYISKVSLEDLDKRVLPEKEALRYIRQIGEALIAVYKKGLVHLDVKPNNILIRQKTDEAVLIGFDFSRAPSRGFRKKVELLPPMDFLRWSGIGRIKS, encoded by the coding sequence ATGGTTTGGAACACAGGGGATCAAATCGGAGAAAACGGCAAATACACTATTGAGAAACCGTTAGAGCCTGGGCGTTTTTCCTCGACCTTTCTGGCTTATTATACTGAGGGTGAGAACAAAGAACGTTTGGTGATTAAAGCCTTGAAGATGTTTGATGGCAAAAACACGACCAAAACACCAGCAGAAATCAAAGATTTAAATAATAAATTACACAAGGAAGCGACCCGATTAGGCCAGCGCGATCATCCCCATGTGGTTAAATTGATTGATGAAGAATTTATAGAAACAGATAGTTATGAGAATGAATTAGTTTGTCTACCGATGGAATATATTTCCAAGGTCAGCTTAGAGGACTTAGACAAGCGAGTTTTACCGGAAAAAGAAGCCCTGCGCTATATTCGCCAAATTGGAGAGGCCTTAATCGCTGTCTATAAAAAAGGGTTAGTGCATTTAGATGTTAAACCGAATAATATTTTAATCCGGCAAAAAACGGATGAAGCCGTGTTAATTGGATTTGATTTTTCCAGAGCGCCGTCTCGTGGATTTAGAAAAAAAGTCGAACTTTTGCCTCCGATGGATTTTCTGCGCTGGAGTGGTATCGGACGGATAAAGAGTTAG